In Bacteroidales bacterium, the sequence GTAAAAGATTACAAACTTATTTAAAAAAACTTTAAATCTAACAACAGTTTAGTATAATTATATATGCACACTTCATATAAGTTAAATAGATTTAACCTTACCAATTAATCAATAATTAAAAAAAAACAGTACTTTTGTATCTTTTTAAAAATCAATTTTAAAGGAATATGAAGATATCTTACAATTGGTTGAAACAATATATTGATATTGACCTTGATCATAAAGAAGTTGCTGAAATTTTAACAAATACCGGTCTGGAAGTTGAAGGAATTGAAGAATTTCAATCAGTAAAAGGCGGTCTTGAAGGAATTGTTATTGGTGAAGTAAAGACAAAAGAAAAACATCCTGATGCAGACAAGCTAAGCCTTACAATAGTTGACATTGGCAGAAACGAAAACTTAAAAATTGTTTGTGGCGCACCAAATGTTGAGCCAGGGCAAAAAGTTGTTGTTGCAACTGTGGGAACAACTTTGTATCAAGGCAATGAAGCATTTAAAATTAAAAAGACCAAAATTCGCGGGGAAGTTTCAGAAGGAATGATTTGTGCCGAAGACGAGTTAGGGCTTGGAACTTCGCATGACGGAATAATGGTTTTAGAAGAAAATGTTAAAGTTGGTACATTTGCTAAAGATTTTTTTAAAATTGAAAATGATATAATTTTTGAAATAGGATTAACACCAAACAGAATTGACGGTGCTTCGCATTATGGAGTTGCCAGAGACTTAGCTGCATATTTGAAACAATCTGAAAATATTAAACTACAAAAGCCATCAGTTAAAGAATTTAAAATTGACGACGAAAGTAATATTATTGATGTTATTGTTGAAAATGAGGAAGCTTGTCCAAGATATTCGGGAATAACAATTTCAGGAGTTACAATTAAAGAATCTCCCGAATGGCTTAAAACAAGGCTACGAGCAATTGGTTTAAATCCTATAAATAATATTGTTGATATAACAAATTTTGTTTTACATGAAACAGGACAACCGCTTCATGCCTTTGATGCAGATATAATTACAGGAAATAAAGTTATTGTTAAAACCTTACCCGAAAAAACCAAATTTGTTACATTAGATGAAATAGTGCATGAACTGTCTTCTGAAGATTTAATGATTTGTAATGCAGAAAAAGGGATGTGCATTGCAGGAGTTTTTGGAGGTATTCATTCAGGAGTTACTGAAAATACAAAAAATATTTTTCTTGAATGTGCTTGTTTTGACCCTGTTTATGTACGTAAAACATCAAAAAGGCATTTATTAAATACTGATTCTTCATTTCGTTTTGAACGGGGAACAGACCCAAATAATACAATTTATACACTTAAACGAGCTGCGATATTAATAAAAGAAATAGCAGGAGGAAAAATCAGTTCTAAAATTGTTGATGTTTACAATAAGCCTGTTAAAGAAACCGAAATTAATTTATCATATAATAATACTGACCGCCTAATCGGGAAAAATATTGAAAGAGAAAAAATAAAAAATATTCTTGAATGGCTTGATTTTAAAATTATTGATGATACAAAAGACGGATTAAAATTATTATCCCCAACTTATAGGGTTGATGTTCAGCGTGAACCAGATGTAATTGAAGAAATATTAAGAATATACGGTTATAATAACATTGAGATATCAGATAAGGTAAACTCTACTCTTTCATATTCACAAAAACCCGACCCTGAAATTTTAAAAAACAATATTTCAGATTTGTTATCCGATAATGGATTTGCAGAAATAATGTCAAATTCATTGACAAAATCTGCATATTATGATAATCTTGAAAGCTATAAAGCAGAAAATGTTGTTAAAATATTAAACCCTTTAAGTAACGATCTTGATGGATTAAGACAAAACCTTTTGTTTGGAGGGCTTGAAGCAATTATTTATAATATTAACAGGAAAAACAGTAATCTGAAATTATATGAATTTGGTAATTGTTATTCTTTAATAAAAAATACAGACGGTAAAGATATATTAGATAAATATTACGAATCTCAACATTTAGCTTTATTTATTACAGGAAGAAAAAATGAATCGAACTGGAATTCAGATAAAGAAAATTCAAGCTTTTTTTATTTAAAAGCATATGTTGACAATATCCTTGATCGCTTAGGATTAAAACCTGACAAGATGGAAAAAGAATCCGGTACTTCAGATTTGTTTTCCGAATTTTTAAAATATAAATCAAAGAATAAAGATGTAGTACAATACGGAATAATCAACAAAAAAAACCTAAGTATCTTTGATATTAAATCAGAAATATTTTATGCGGATTTTAACTGGGATAATATATTTGAACTAACAAAGAGTATTAAAATAAAATTTGAGCCATTACCAAAATTTCCTGAAGTAAAACGAGATTTGGCTTTATTACTTGATAAAAACATCAATTTTGAAAAAATAAAAGAATTAGCTTTTAAAACTGAAAAAAAATTATTGCAAAATGTAATATTATTTGATGTTTTTGAAGATGAAACCATAGGAAAAGACAAAAAATCATATGCAATAAGCTTTATTTTACAAGATATTAATAAAACACTTACTGATAAACAGATTGATAAAATAATGAATAATTTTATAAATATTTATAAAAAAGAGCTTAATGCAAAAATAAGATAGGAAAATTCAATCATTTTTTGTATATTTTACAACTTGTATAAAGATTTTATTATGATAGAAAAAATTAAACTAATAAAAGGAGATATTACAAAATTAGAAGTTGATGCAATTGTTAATGCCGCCAACAAATCTCTTCTCGGTGGCGGAGGCGTTGATGGTGCTATTCACAGAGCTGCCGGCTATGAATTATTAGAAGAATGTAAAACTTTGAAAGGCTGCCCAACAGGACAGGCAAAAATTACTAATGCCTATAAATTACCGGCAAAATATGTAATACATACTGTTGGACCAGTTTGGGACGGAGGAAAAAATAATGAAGAAAAACTTCTTGCTTCCTGCTATCAAAACAGTCTTAATATTGCAAAAAATAATAATGTAAAAAAATTAGCTTTCCCTAATATTAGTACTGGTATATATCACTTCCCAAAAGAAAAAGCTGCCGAAATTGCAATTAATGAAGTTGAAACTTTTCTAAAAGATAATCCTGATATTGAGGAAATAATTTTTTCAGTATTTGATGAAGAAAATTATTCTATTTATAAAGCACATCTCGGATAACCTAATAAGGGTTTTAATTTTCAAAATTAATTATCAATACATTTTATTAATCAATCTGCACCATGAATCTCTTTTTTTCACAACAAAACGTAATTGTTGCCCTTGTTTATTAATAATATTAAGGCCGTTTGGAAATATTTTAAAAGTATTAAAAAACATTATTTCTTTTATATCCTCTGGTACAATCTCAATATCAAATTTGCCGGATTGTCCGTTAATACTTTTAAAATATATACGCTGATTAGTTAAAATTAATTTGCCTTTTATACGTTCATCATCGTAAAAATAATTAGTATCGCTAGCTTTTACAACTACTTCGTTAGGTTTTAGATCTACTACCATTTTTTTATAAGTTAGGGTTAATGTTAATTAGTGTTTGTCCATAATGTCCGTTTTCTTCGTTACGCTTGTCAAAAAAATGCTCAATTACATCAGTAAACTCCGCTTTTTTTGACTGTACAAGCCTCGAAAACGAACATTCTAAACTAAACACTGACTTAATGAACAGACTCTACATTATAATATTCATTTTTTATGCCAAAAAACATAATTATCTGAGAAACAACAGAATACATCAAAATATGCAAATAATATTCAAATTAAATTGTCCGAAACTGAAAAAAACATGTACGAATTCAGACAAAAAGCATAAACTCTAAATAATGATTGCAAGAAATGACAAAGAAGCTGTCATTTCGAAGCGAAGCGAGAAATCTAATATTTCTGTTTTCCAATATATTAATAGATTTCTCCTTTCAGTCGAAATGACAATATAGGCGTTTTCTTGCAAACACTATTGAAGGAAAGACTGAAAAAAATATGTTTTGTTGCAAATAAATTATAAAAAACTAATTGAATAAGAAGCTGAAAAAATTAATACCCGGTTTTTATAATTCTTTCAGAATTAATTAAAATTCCATCCTTATAAAAATTCAAAAGATAAATTCCTTGTTTTAAATAATTTACATCAATATTCTGAGTAAAAGAATTAAATTTAACAATCAAAATTGTTTTTCCAGTAATATCAGTTATTTCTATATTATCGTATGCAAAATTACTTTTAATGAACAATTGATCTTTTACCGGATTTGGCCAAATTATGTAATCTAAATCTATATTTATTTCCTTAACTAAAACATTTGGGTCAACAAGATCATTATACCAATGCCTTAATGTATTCAATCCTGAAAGAACATCATATTCGCGGTTATCACATCCGGGAAATTCTGCTGTTCCCCAATTTTCATTTATTCTGAATTTATACTCAATATGCTCATTTACAGGAACATTAAACAAAGTATAAGTATAGGTCAAATCATTATTTGCATCGTAAATTTGTCCTGCTTCTGACCAATTATTAAATGTTCCCGGTAAATCAATAATATCATCAGTTGAATTAAAATTACCAAGCACTTGTTGATATGACATAATCACATTGAATGTAACTGTTCCCTGGCTAATATCGTTGTTTCCATAATTTGGAGTTATACTTTCTAAAAAATGAATTTGCTGGCTATCTTCATTAAGAATTCCACTGCTATAATTACTTTGCTGTGTACCGTAAGAAACAGAAGTAATCTCAGTAAAAATTGAATTGTTACCTTCAAAAATGCCGATATCTTCCCCATCTTTACTTAACTTGAAATTAGTATGGTTTGCACCTTGCTCAGAATCACTATCTGCCCAAATAAAGAAATATTCACCGGGAGCGAGAGTTACATTTGGTAAAAGCCACTTATCCGGTTTACTTAAATCATCAGTAAGGTATTTATTTCCTAAAAAAGCTGCTTCTGTTCCGGCATTGTAAATTTCAATCCAGTCGTCAAATTCACCAAAATTATCTACAATGGTTTGGCTGTTGCTAGCCATAAATTCGCTTATAAGCAATTGAACTGAAGGTTCATTAATATTTATTTCTATATTTTCACTCCTTGGATACCTTGATATTTGACCTAATTCATCTTCAGCTTTAATATAATAACTAATTATTTCAATATCTATTCCCAATTCCAGTCCTACCGTATAAAATCTGTCTCCAGCTTCAGTATCATAATTATTTCCATTATCATACATAAAAACAGAATCTTGTCCTTCATCATTCATTTCATAAACCAGCTTAACATTTAATGTGCTTTCATCATCAATTTTAGCTGATACAATCAGAGTTTGCTTATCATTTATTAATTGCTGATTTAATTGTACAAAAGCCGGAAAAATATTTGACAGAATTAACTGGTTATTAGCAGAAT encodes:
- a CDS encoding phenylalanine--tRNA ligase subunit beta, with translation MKISYNWLKQYIDIDLDHKEVAEILTNTGLEVEGIEEFQSVKGGLEGIVIGEVKTKEKHPDADKLSLTIVDIGRNENLKIVCGAPNVEPGQKVVVATVGTTLYQGNEAFKIKKTKIRGEVSEGMICAEDELGLGTSHDGIMVLEENVKVGTFAKDFFKIENDIIFEIGLTPNRIDGASHYGVARDLAAYLKQSENIKLQKPSVKEFKIDDESNIIDVIVENEEACPRYSGITISGVTIKESPEWLKTRLRAIGLNPINNIVDITNFVLHETGQPLHAFDADIITGNKVIVKTLPEKTKFVTLDEIVHELSSEDLMICNAEKGMCIAGVFGGIHSGVTENTKNIFLECACFDPVYVRKTSKRHLLNTDSSFRFERGTDPNNTIYTLKRAAILIKEIAGGKISSKIVDVYNKPVKETEINLSYNNTDRLIGKNIEREKIKNILEWLDFKIIDDTKDGLKLLSPTYRVDVQREPDVIEEILRIYGYNNIEISDKVNSTLSYSQKPDPEILKNNISDLLSDNGFAEIMSNSLTKSAYYDNLESYKAENVVKILNPLSNDLDGLRQNLLFGGLEAIIYNINRKNSNLKLYEFGNCYSLIKNTDGKDILDKYYESQHLALFITGRKNESNWNSDKENSSFFYLKAYVDNILDRLGLKPDKMEKESGTSDLFSEFLKYKSKNKDVVQYGIINKKNLSIFDIKSEIFYADFNWDNIFELTKSIKIKFEPLPKFPEVKRDLALLLDKNINFEKIKELAFKTEKKLLQNVILFDVFEDETIGKDKKSYAISFILQDINKTLTDKQIDKIMNNFINIYKKELNAKIR
- a CDS encoding O-acetyl-ADP-ribose deacetylase, whose product is MIEKIKLIKGDITKLEVDAIVNAANKSLLGGGGVDGAIHRAAGYELLEECKTLKGCPTGQAKITNAYKLPAKYVIHTVGPVWDGGKNNEEKLLASCYQNSLNIAKNNNVKKLAFPNISTGIYHFPKEKAAEIAINEVETFLKDNPDIEEIIFSVFDEENYSIYKAHLG
- a CDS encoding CotH kinase family protein produces the protein MKHLIIIKFIVLFSFIFQNGYSQLNKNLNDTVFLWGEVSRVDILIDTDSLAEILEPGNEGSYHEYPTTFIFQNSLVHDTVTNVGFRLRGNTSRWSAKKSFKVSFNTFSNNKFFGLEKINLNGEHNDPSIIRSRLSWELFENIELPASRSAYVELYINNEYKGLYINVEHVDEEFVYSRFGNKSGNLFKCLWPADLVYLGENPDLYKFEQGERRAYDLCTNEEIDDYSDIAYFIDVLNNSSDAEFATELEKIFNVNGFIKYLVIEILTGHWDAYSVNKNNFYLYHNLNTGKFELIPYDLDNTFGIDWFGIDWGNRDIYNWASDWEDRPLYDRVLDNEEYRNRFSFYINKFMEEYFNEEQLFENIENIKSSIDSYRENDTYATMDYDWNFNDYETSFDEALGDHVTYGLKPYITERYNSANNQLILSNIFPAFVQLNQQLINDKQTLIVSAKIDDESTLNVKLVYEMNDEGQDSVFMYDNGNNYDTEAGDRFYTVGLELGIDIEIISYYIKAEDELGQISRYPRSENIEININEPSVQLLISEFMASNSQTIVDNFGEFDDWIEIYNAGTEAAFLGNKYLTDDLSKPDKWLLPNVTLAPGEYFFIWADSDSEQGANHTNFKLSKDGEDIGIFEGNNSIFTEITSVSYGTQQSNYSSGILNEDSQQIHFLESITPNYGNNDISQGTVTFNVIMSYQQVLGNFNSTDDIIDLPGTFNNWSEAGQIYDANNDLTYTYTLFNVPVNEHIEYKFRINENWGTAEFPGCDNREYDVLSGLNTLRHWYNDLVDPNVLVKEINIDLDYIIWPNPVKDQLFIKSNFAYDNIEITDITGKTILIVKFNSFTQNIDVNYLKQGIYLLNFYKDGILINSERIIKTGY